In the Pseudochaenichthys georgianus chromosome 1, fPseGeo1.2, whole genome shotgun sequence genome, one interval contains:
- the rpl9 gene encoding large ribosomal subunit protein uL6 has product MKTILSSQTVDIPDQVEVRLKGRTVTVKGPRGKLVREFNHINLELSLLGKKQKKLRVDKWWGNRKELATVRTICSHVQNMIKGVTLGFRYKMRSVYAHFPINVVIQETGTLVEIRNFLGEKYIRRVRMRAGVNCAVSTAQKDELILEGNDIELVSNSAALIQQATTVKNKDIRKFLDGVYVSEKGTVLDSPQ; this is encoded by the exons ATGAAGACCATTCTCAGCAGTCAGACTGTGGACATCCCCGACCAGG TCGAGGTGAGGTTGAAGGGGCGGACAGTCACTGTCAAGGGGCCCCGTGGCAAACTCGTCAGGGAGTTTAACCACATCAACCTGGAGCTCAGTCTGCTGGGCAAGAAACAGAAGAAG CTTCGTGTGGATAAATGGTGGGGTAACAGGAAGGAGTTGGCCACGGTCCGCACCATCTGCAGCCACGTCCAGAACATGATCAAGGGAGTCACCTTG GGCTTCCGGTACAAAATGCGCTCGGTGTACGCCCATTTCCCCATCAACGTCGTCATCCAGGAGACTGGAACTCTGGTGGAGATCAGGAACTTCCTGGGAGAGAAATACATCCGCCGCGTCCGAATGAGGGCTG GTGTGAACTGTGCAGTGTCCACTGCCCAGAAGGACGAGCTGATCCTGGAGGGAAACGACATTGAGTTGGTGTCAAACTCAG CTGCTCTGATCCAACAGGCTACCACAGTCAAAAATAAGGATATCAGAAAGTTCTTGGATGGTGTTTACGTGTCTGAGAAGGGAACAGTATTGGATTCCCCTCAGTAA
- the LOC117452545 gene encoding replication factor C subunit 1-like yields the protein MLSNQKLLEPDIRRFFAPTAVQETSLQMGNIKTEEEEKKKKKKKNPLSSDEEVKKKETTKVKSSKTEEKLKDGDKKRKKQIVIVSDSDDEEPVRKSKKSPKEKQKKSKSETPPKKDPVQYVSETDSDSDSFQTLKKVSKTKPKQNGTAKQTKSDARPEAKEGLKSPVPPSSTKGKTAVKSPPTPVTPKSAPPPVPKHTPTSVLDYFGSAAVQRSEKKLVASTKRKAPIQDTDDLSDEQIAKQLQMHEDMELEKQVHEDEEFARTLAMLDEEPQAKKARKGSDEKPAPTTLPKKSSPDSAAGSLSSPSKSSRRGSMSEDAISPTPKKNPASVRAGSKLATMKKEQEERDVSSKSKTIISPSKIKISPKKEPLASPSYEKKFTPKTGTTVKTSPKKPEVSKSTSTSPDDAEKKKNTAAFRNFLNRDGPRALGSKEIPQGAENCLEGCVFVLTGVMESMERDDAKSLIERYGGKVTGNISKKTTYMVQGRDSGVSKLEKAESLGTKILDEDGLLELISTKPGKKSKYEIAAEAENKASKTKTPPGRTSKSTPTSQKISPSKGNSRSPHTPSPSKTGLASGRGAGIQGRDTPPGRGSAHTARRELGLSSSSAASPSEKGEDASLLWVDKYRPLSLKAVIGQQGDQSCANKLVRWLQNWYRHHGSGTSKPPVARFGKFGGGKDDGSGFKAALLSGPPGVGKTTTAALVCEELGLSFVEMNASCTRSKNSLKEVVSESLNNTSIEGFYKGTSQKVTNKHVLIMDEVDGMAGNEDRGGIQEMISLIKTSKIPIIFMCNDRNHMKIRSLANHCFDLRFQRPRVDQIKGAMMSLAFKEGIKIPPPALNEIILASNQDIRQVIHNLSMWSAKDKVMTYDQCKTDAASARKDMKMGPFDVCRKVFVFGDETAHMSFIDKSDLFFHDYSLAPLFVQENYLHVRPKAAGGDLKSHLMLLSKAADSISDGDLVDRRIRSGQNWSLLPTQAVYASVLPGELMRGYMSQFPTFPSWLGKHSSTSKHSRIVQELSSHMGLKTMSSRQAVNLDYLFYLRQALLSPLQRLGAEGAAQAVQLLDDYQLVREDVDSIMEISVWGGQPDPYSKLESKVKAAFTRAYNKEVHLTPYSLQVVKKGRRGGGGAGESELGAEEVDNEAQESEDEGVKLDAMIKRKKGKPIKKETKEASGKGKGKGKGKAKK from the exons ATGCTATCCAATCAGAAACTGTTGGAACCT GACATCAGGCGGTTCTTTGCACCGACTGCGGTGCAAGAAACCAGCCTTCAAATGGGAAACATCAaaacagaggaggaggagaagaaaaagaagaagaagaagaatcctCTCTCTTCAGACGAGGAAGTGAAAAAGAAAGAGACCACCAAG GTGAAAAGCTCCAAAACAGAGGAGAAACTCAAGGATGGTGACAAAAAACGGAAGAAGCAGATAGTCATAGTGTCTG ACTCCGACGACGAGGAGCCAGTGAGAAAGTCAAAGAAATCCCCCAAAGAGAAACAGAAGAAGAGCAAATCAGAGACGCCTCCCAAAAAGGACCCTGTGCAGTATGTCTCTGAGACAG ACTCAGACAGCGACTCATTTCAGACCCTGAAGAAGGTCTCCAAAACTAAACCCAAGCAGAACGGCACGGCCAAACAGACAAAGTCAGACGCTCGCCCCGAAGCCAAAGAGGGACTGAAGTCTCCCGTCCCTCCCTCCTCCACCAAGGGGAAAACTGCGGTGAAGTCTCCTCCTACACCCGTCACCCCTAAGTCCGCCCCGCCTCCTGTCCCCAAACACACCCCCACTTCAGTACTCGACTACTTCGGCAGTGCAGCTGTCCAACGTTCAGAGAAGAAGCTCGTAGCAAGCACCAAACGAAAGGCG CCAATTCAGGACACAGATGATCTGAGTGATGAGCAAATCGCCAAACAGCTGCAGATGCACGAGGACATGGAG CTGGAGAAGCAGGTCCATGAGGATGAGGAGTTTGCCAGAACTCTGGCCATGCTGGATGAGGAGCCTCAAGCGAAGAAg GCTCGTAAAGGCTCTGATGAAAAACCAGCCCCTACCACATTACCTAAAAAGAGCAGTCCGGATTCTGCTGCGGGCAGCCTGAGCAGTCCGTCAAAGAGCAGCCGCAGAGGCAGCATGTCGGAGGATGCCATTAGTCCCACCCCTAAGAAGAACCCCGCCTCCGTCAGAGCCGGCTCCAAACTGGCCACGATGAAGAAAGAGCAAGAAGAGAGAGATGTATCGTCAAAGAGCAAAACAATTATTTCGCCATCAAAAATCAAAATCTCCCCCAAAAAGGAACCCCTCGCTTCTCCGAGTTACGAGAAGAAGTTCACTCCCAAAACAGGAACCACGGTTAAAACGTCTCCCAAGAAACCAGAGGTGAGCAAG AGCACGAGTACGAGTCCTGACGacgcagagaagaagaagaacacggCAGCTTTCAGGAACTTCCTCAACAGGGACGGACCCCGAGCTCTGGGCTCAAAGGAAATCCCTCAG ggTGCAGAGAACTGTTTGGAgggctgtgtgtttgtgctgacGGGGGTCATGGAGTCCATGGAGAGGGATGATGCTAAATCCCTGATCGAGCGCTACGGAGGCAAGGTGACGGGCAACATCAGCAAGAAGACCACCTACATGGTGCAGGGCAGAGACAGCGGAGTCTCCAAACTCGAGAAG GCGGAGAGTCTTGGGACCAAGATCCTGGATGAAGATGGTCTGTTGGAGCTGATCAGCACCAAACCTGGAAAGAAGTCCAAGTACGAGATCGCTGCAGAAGCTGAG AACAAAGCCTCAAAGACCAAGACCCCCCCCGGCAGGACTTCAAAGAGCACCCCCACATCTCAGAAGATCTCTCCCTCTAAGGGTAACTCCCGCTCCCCTCACACCCCAAGCCCCTCAAAGACCGGCCTGGCCTCGGGCCGCGGCGCCGGGATCCAAGGCAGAGACACCCCCCCGGGGAGGGGCTCGGCCCACACAGCCCGGAGGGAGCTgggcctctcctcttcctcagcaGCCTCCCCCTCAGAGAAAGGGGAGGACGCCAGCCTGCTGTGGGTGGACAAGTACCGCCCACTCTCTCTGAAGGCTGTGATTGGCCAGCAGGGAGATCAGAGCTGTGCCAACAAGCTGGTCCGCTGGTTGCAGAACTGGTACCGACACCACGGCAGCGGCACCTCCAAACCACCAG TTGCAAGGTTCGGTAAGTTTGGAGGCGGCAAAGATGACGGATCAGGATTCAAAGCTGCTCTGCTCTCTGGACCCCCGGGCGTGGGGAAGACCACCACAGCAGCCCTGGTCTGTGAG GAGTTGGGCCTCAGTTTTGTGGAGATGAACGCCAGCTGCACTCGCAGCAAAAACAGTTTGAAGGAAGTCGTGTCCGAGTCACTCAACAACACGAGCATCGAGGGCTTCTACAAAG gCACATCTCAGAAAGTGACCAATAAGCACGTCCTGATCATGGATGAGGTCGATGGCATGGCCGGCAACGAGGACCGCGGAGGAATCCAG GAGATGATCAGTCTGATCAAAACGTCAAAGATTCCCATCATCTTCATGTGCAACGATCGTAACCACATGAAGATCAGGTCGCTGGCAAACCACTGCTTCGACCTGCGCTTCCAGAGGCCCCGAGTGGACCAGatcaag GGAGCCATGATGTCCCTTGCTTTCAAGGAGGGAATCAAGATCCCCCCTCCAGCTCTGAATGAGATAATCCTGGCCTCCAATCAGGATATCCGACAG GTGATTCACAACCTCAGCATGTGGTCGGCCAAAGACAAGGTGATGACGTACGATCAGTGCAAGACGGATGCAGCGAGCGCCCGCAAGGACATGAAGATGGGTCCGTTTGACGTCTGCAGGAAGGTGTTCGTCTTCGGGGACGAGACCGCCCACATGAGCTTCATCGACAAATCCGACCTTTTCTTCCACGACTACTCGCTAGCGCCGCTCTTCGTCCAGGAGAACTACCTGCACGTTCGGCCAAAGGCTGCGGG TGGGGACCTGAAGTCCCACCTGATGCTGCTCAGCAAGGCGGCCGACTCCATCTCTGACGGAGACCTGGTGGACCGACGGATCCGCTCGGGGCAGAACTGGTCCCTGCTGCCCacccag GCTGTCTATGCCAGTGTGTTACCCGGCGAGCTCATGAGGGGCTACATGAGTCAGTTCCCCACCTTCCCCAGCTGGCTCGGCAAGCACTCCTCCACCAGCAAGCACTCTCGCATCGTGCAGGAGCTTTCCTCACACATGGGATTAAA GACGATGAGCAGCCGGCAGGCGGTGAACCTGGACTACCTGTTCTACCTGCGCCAGGCGCTGCTCAGCCCGCTGCAGAGGCTCGGAGCGGAGGGCGCCGCCCAGGCTGTGCAGCTGCTGGACGACTACCAGCTGGTCAGGGAGGACGTGGACAGCATCATGGAGATCAGCGTGTGGGGGGGGCAGCCAGACCCCTACTCTAAACTAGAGTCAAAG GTGAAGGCAGCGTTCACCCGGGCCTACAACAAGGAGGTCCACCTGACGCCGTACTCTCTGCAGGTCGTGAAGAAGGGCCGCCGCGGGGGTGGGGGTGCGGGGGAGTCGGAGCTGGGAGCGGAGGAGGTGGACAATGAAGCGCAGGAGTCTGAGGACGAGGGCGTCAAGTTGGACGCCATGATCAAA CGGAAGAAGGGCAAACCTATCAAGAAGGAGACGAAGGAGGCTTCTGGGAAGGGGAAGGGGAAAGGCAAAGGAAAGGCCAAGAAATGA